TGGAATTAAGATTCTTGGTATCTCCAAATCCATCAGCTACAATATTCCTATTGACCTTCGCTGAAGCAGGAAACAACTGGGGATCATATGCGGAGTTTAACCCGTATAACCTCAAGAAGTCTGCAGGATTTGGGGCCAGAATATTTATGCCTGCATTTGGTCTGCTTGGATTGGATTGGGGATATGGGTTTGACGAGATCCCAACTTTGCAAAACCCTAATCCCGGACCAAGTGGCGCTCAATTCCATTTTACCATTGGCCAACAATTTAGATAAAGATGGAAAGACGGAATATATTATTATTTTTGCTCCTTCTAAGCAGCACAGCTTTCATTGGAAATCCGGTAACAGCTCAAAAGTTTGGATACATCGATTCAGAATTTCTATTAAACAAGCATCCTGATTATAAAGTAGTTCAATCTGAATTAGAGGCACTGAGCACGCAATGGAAAAAAGAGGCACAGCAATTGGAGAAAGAAATAAAGGATATGTATGCAAGTCTTCAGGCAGAGGAAGTATTACTGACTGAGGAGATGTATCAGGATAAATTAAATACAATCAAAGAAAAACAAAAAGAAGCAGTTGCGTTCAATAACAGGGTATTTGGAGTCAATGGTCAGTATTACCAAAAACAAGCTGAATTGCTTCAACCGCTTCAATCCAAAATATACGATGCTATCGACCGTGTATGTAAGCGAAATAACCTTGCCATGTTGTTTGACAAAGCAGCAGGCCCATTAATGATTTATACAGACCCAAGACATGATTATTCGGAATTTGTTTTGGAAGAATTAGGATTAGAAAACAAGTAAATTAAATAAGAACAAAATGATGAAAATTAAAGTTATCCTTTCCGCAATAGCTTTGTTTTGCGTGGGATTTGTAGCCCAAGCCCAAGAATTGAAAATTGGTTATACCAATGTGGAGTTGTTGATGGATCTGATGCCGGAAATGGAGCAAATAGCTGCCGACATTCAGGATTATCAATCTCAGCTTCAGACCAATATCCAGACAAAGGCCCAGGATTTCCAAAGAAAGGTTCAGGCATACCAGCAGGCAGCCCCAACCATGACTGAGGATGCAAGAGCTGCAAAAGAACAAGAGCTTCAAAAGTTGCAGCAGGAACTGCAAAAGTATGAGCAGGATGCCCAGACCTCTTATCAAAGGAAACTCGGCGAATTATTGGAGCCAGTACAGCAGAAGGTGTTCAACGCCATCAACGCTGTAGCTGCAGAGAACAACTACACCCATGTTTTCTCTGAGTCAGCAGGTCAATCCCCAATTTTGTTGTACACCAAAGACGAAGACAAGTTCACTGAATTGGTATTGGCCAAATTGGGAATCCAACTTCCTGCCCAAAATCCAAGTAATTAATAACACTGAAATCTATTAGATTTTAAAGCCTGCATCTTAGGAAGCAGGCTTTTTTTTGTGATTAAAGTGACAGAACTATTTAAGGAAATAAATTGTCAAAGAAGATATTCGGACTTTTATGGCAAAGAAAAAATTCAAGGAAATTGTACAGCAATCAGATGACGCTATTCTAGTGGATTTCTATGCTGATTGGTGTGGCCCTTGTCAGACTATGAACCCTGTTTTGGAGCAGGTTGTCGGTGAATTGGCAGGCAAAATCAAGCTTTATAAACTGAATGTAGACCGAAACCCCCAGGTCAGTCTACAATTTGGGGTGAGGTCAATTCCCCATTATATTCTTTTCAAAAAAGGCAAGATACTCTGGAGAAAAGGAGGAGTGATGACCAAGCGTGAGCTTTTGCAGGTCATGAAAGGTTTTACGGGGTAAATTTTACGGATTTTTTCTTGGGAAGAAATTTACTTTGATAGAAATAAAGAAAGCCAACAATGCCAGTGATAAGGTCATGGTATCCACTAGATTTGGATCAAAATCCAAGCCGGATAGTCTTTTGATGATAAAGGTGATGTAGGAATTTGGAAGGTCTGTCCGGCCTAAATTCCTTAAAATATCCCAATGCCAGTCAGTCAAAGGACAATAACCCCAACCATACCAGATTCCCAAAATTACCCAAGAAGCCAAAGTCAGTGAGATAGTCACAAAATGCCACTTTCGTAAGGGCTTCCAGATCCAGGCAAACAGATTGAAAAGGATCAACAGCGTATGAAAAACGGTGAATAAGATATCAGCTACTTGAAGCATTGTGGGCAAAGTCTATTTTTCTGAAGACAACATTGATAGCCTTAGTGCCAACAAGGGGTGCCGGCAGCTTTTTCTATTTCATAAAGTTAATTTACTTTTAACTTTTACTCTTTCCCAAGGATGGAAGGGAATTTCTGATCAATGAATAAATACCTCCCAATGCCCCTGTGATACCCGCGACAAAAGTAGATGCTTGATCTAGGAAATTTTTGTCAAAATAGCTGATCAAAGCCACTGATAACAGGATAAAACTGAAAACGGCTATTTGAATGGAACTTGCGTTTCCATTCTTTTCTTCATCTCTTTTGAAGGCTTGAATTTCCTCCTCTGTGACATTGTTCAATATAAAAATTCTAAAGTGTTTATCGAACAATATCGGAAACAATTCCGAGGATTCGCCCCCATCCAATATTCCCCTTGGTACCAATATTCCTTTTTGGATCAATTCTGTGATCACAGGTTTATTGGTGAAATTGAAAAATCCTTCCTGACTGAAATAATAACAGATTTTTTTCTCCTCAAAGCTCATCTCAGACCAAATATTATAAAAATATGCTTTTCTTGACCGGATAAGAATGCTGGCTTTTTCATCGTTGGGAGTTTTGACTTTCAGATAAGGGTCAAGTTCTATAGGTATATATTCGAAATGGAAAGAACTAAATAACTCGGAAAAAACCATTTTTTGATGTGGGTCCTTGATTTGATAGAGCAATTGTTTCCATGAAAAGCCCGAAGAGAAGACCAAATAAATATTTTCATTTACAGCTTTGATAAAATGAGGCAATCTTTCAAGTAGTAACAAAGGGTCAGGTAGACAATGGACATTTTTGATGATCCAGATATTTTTTGCCCCAAGATCCGGTGTGATTGATTCACCCCATTTTAAATCAGGGTTAGAGGTGCAATCGGTTATTTCATGATTTCCAAGGTCAATGAGATTCTGAATCCATTTGGGATAGTTTTCTGAATCAATTCCACACAAAAATACTTTTTGATTAAGGGTAGAGGTATTGGGATTTTGGTGATGGTACAAAAATCCTTCAAAATCCAAGAAGTATATTTTTTTGGTGAGCGTATATACCATCCAAATAAACAAAGCGAGAATCAATAGAAATGCTATCGTCACGGATATAAACAATAGCATGCTTTCTTTTAACTTTTGGATAGGTTTGAACAGCGTGGCGGGATCGATTAATTTAAAATGTGCCAATTTAGGTTGCATCAAACTACGGTCAGTATAAATAAAGGCTTTAACCTGAGAGGCATTTTGATCGGTAAGGTTTCCAAAAAAGAGCCTTCTACCTTCGTCATAGGTATTCCAAAAAATATCAGGAATATCTTTATAATTCTCAGCTTTTTTTTGAGGTTCCCAATTTTTGGATTCAAATTGATGGACTTTGGAATAGATGATATATCCGGGTACAAAGCCTATCATAAATATCCACATGATAAAAAAACTGGTATAGGTGTAATGGAAATTAGTTGCCAATGAATTTTGGCTTCCTTGACTTTCGCGGGAAGTTTCGTCTTTCGGTTTGATTTTTATCTCATTTTTTTCCGAGATTTTCAACCTTTTTTTGAAAGTATAATAGGAAGAACCTATCACCCAAATGAACAGAATAAAATAGGAAATATAAGGGATAAGTCCTGCCAGAAACCCAAATGATATGGCAATAACCAACCCCATTATCCAAATGAACCTGCTTATTTCCTGATTTCGGGAATTCTTGATGATCTTCCTGTTTTCCTCTGCCGAAAGTTGGCTGTTGCTTTTTTGCCAACTTGGCCCCAGCATCATGTAAGTGATGACCTTGAAGTGAAAAGTCGTAATTATGAGGATAGCGAAAATTCCAAAAAAATTAATGTCAGGGAGGTGATAAAAGTAAATGATAAGGAAAATATATATCACCATAAACCAAATCAAATATTCGAAATTTTTGGCCTTTGATTTTTTCGGATATAAATAGTTGTAAGCAAATTTCTCAATAGTTTTGTTTTTGGTTTTTGTTTTGTTCAGCTTGTTAGCCAACGAAATTAGTGCCAGCATCAAAAGGTAAAAGAGTAAAAGAATGGTTGTTTCGAACGTCACCAAAGAGGAATACACATGCTCTAAGTGTTCATCTTTGAGATACAACATCCATAAATCCTGGTCAAAATGGTGATTTTCCAGCGAAACTTTCTGCAAGTAGCCATTAAATGCGTGGCCATCCAGGTATAATGGGATCATCCATTGAAGGTCTTGGTCTGATGATAGGTTGTTATTGATAATGGCTTCCACCTCCTGCCATTTTTTAGCAGAAAGTAGTTGTGATAAACTGTCAGCTGCGACCTTGATCCTTTCACTTTTGTTGATGATCAGTCCATTTTTTTTAAAAAATAAATATTCCCTTAATGTATCGTATTGGGTTAGCTTCGTGTCCCAGGAAAATGTTATTGCTTCTACCAGATTTAATGCAGAATCATACCTGCTGATAACAGATTCCTGCTTTGAATTTGCCAGGGAATAGTGTGATCCTATATAATTGATGTCGGATTTCGTTTTGTTGAATTCTTTAATTTCATTTTTTTCCGAAGGCTTCAAAAAATAGGAATAATAAATGCGGTGTTGAAGAGATCTATAGATCTGATTAAGGGTGTCTAACTTTCCATTTTGATAAATTGATTCTATGCCCCCCAGTTTGTTTATTCTTATCAGATCATTCGCTGGTCTGACATTTACCTGAGGAAGCAATTTCGTGGCATCGGTATTCCAATTATTCAATAGACTGGTTTTATCAAAAAGTTTGGCCTGAATACTTTTTCTTATTTCATGCATAGCAACTTCATGATCTTGGTCACTCAAAGGATGGTGGTTTTTGGAAAATGAAAATCCAAAACCCAGGATAACCATTATGCCTACTAAAGAAAGACCAACACTAAAAACCCCAAAGCGGGTAAGTTTGTCACCCTTGGTTAAACCCAAAAAGGACAGGATAGGAAGGGAAAAAAGCATGAGTCCCAACAAGAATACAAGAATAGTGAGGTTTGAAAAATCCACCCTCATACCGGCTGATTCAAAAGTGTTGGTTTTGATGACACCTACCATATAAAAAGCGAATTTATCGATCACCACCGGAGTGTAATAAATCAGGTGATCTTCATCATTATAGATTATTTTTTCTTTGTTTATGGGTAAATGATAAACCTCCTTAAATTCTTTTCCGAAAAGAGGTAATTTCTTTCCAATCTCTGAATTGGGATAGATAATTGAATTTACGGAATCGACCAAAAAAACAGATTCAAAGAATTCTTGCTTCTTTATTTTTGAGAAAAGCTGATTTATGTAAATGGTGTCTCGACTGTTTTGAGGAAAATTTAAAATTAAACCTGAAGACTTTTTAAATTTATTCTGCCAAAAAGTAATATCCCGCACATTTAAAGAATCAAATTGATCGAATCTAAGATAATCACAGTTTTCAAGCTTTGTCCAAATACCATTTTCCTCTTTGTAACAATGTTTTAAAAGGTTACGCTTCCTTTCCTCCTGCTCCTTTTGGTTGATAAATGCTTGAAAAGTCACCTGAAAATTTCCCTTGATCAGTTCCATATTTCGGATAGCTTGTTGGTCAAGCTCCTTTTTGTTGGTATTGGACTGCTGAAAAAGCATAAAAGCCACAATGATAATGGCTACCATAAATATTCCCCAGATTTTGAAATTCTTGAGTCCCATAAAAATATTGATTTAAAAATTCAATTAAATATACAAAAACTGCTGTATATCAAAAAGATATGAAAACGAAATATCACAAGTCCATTCTTTATGCCTCCATTTTCGGATGATATATTTTATTCATTAGTACTTGGAAGAATGGGATCCTGTTTTGTTCAGGTCTTTTTTCTTGAATTTATTATATTTAAAAAATACAATTTTTATTTTATTTTTTGCGCTTAACCCTATCAATTTCAGTCATTTCAATCAAAAAGTATATTTTTTTGATACTGATTTTTGTTAATCTCATTTTATACAGGCATATTTATTGCTCTCGCAACAAAAGTTCTGAATAGTCAAGAATTGATTACGCATAGATTTAAAACTATCTATTTAAATGAAAAAAAATCTTATCTCGCTCTTTCTGGTAATATTATTAGGGTTTCAAGTCTCTGCACAGGAGGCCACAGAAACAGGTTCTTTAAATGAAGGAACCATCACCAGTCAATTTGATTATCTAAATAGGGTATCCAATAATTACCAGGATTACAAAGTCGTTAAAAAGACCAATCTCGAAAAAATCCGTTCCAATGTTCTTGATTCTCTGAATGTTTTCAAAAATCAATTGGTCACTGTCAATCAGGAATTGAGTACAAGACAGTCCAAGATCGGAGAGTTGGAAAAACAAGTATCCGAAACCAATAAACAATTGGAAATAGCTGAAGCGGCTAGGGATAATTTTGAGTTTTTGGGAATGGCCATCCATAAATCAGCCTATGTTACCATGATGTGGACCATCGTTGGAATTTTGACTGCTGCTTTTCTTTTCTTTTTAT
This window of the Aquiflexum balticum DSM 16537 genome carries:
- a CDS encoding OmpH family outer membrane protein — encoded protein: MMKIKVILSAIALFCVGFVAQAQELKIGYTNVELLMDLMPEMEQIAADIQDYQSQLQTNIQTKAQDFQRKVQAYQQAAPTMTEDARAAKEQELQKLQQELQKYEQDAQTSYQRKLGELLEPVQQKVFNAINAVAAENNYTHVFSESAGQSPILLYTKDEDKFTELVLAKLGIQLPAQNPSN
- a CDS encoding DUF2784 domain-containing protein, with product MLQVADILFTVFHTLLILFNLFAWIWKPLRKWHFVTISLTLASWVILGIWYGWGYCPLTDWHWDILRNLGRTDLPNSYITFIIKRLSGLDFDPNLVDTMTLSLALLAFFISIKVNFFPRKNP
- a CDS encoding OmpH family outer membrane protein, whose translation is MERRNILLFLLLLSSTAFIGNPVTAQKFGYIDSEFLLNKHPDYKVVQSELEALSTQWKKEAQQLEKEIKDMYASLQAEEVLLTEEMYQDKLNTIKEKQKEAVAFNNRVFGVNGQYYQKQAELLQPLQSKIYDAIDRVCKRNNLAMLFDKAAGPLMIYTDPRHDYSEFVLEELGLENK
- the trxA gene encoding thioredoxin: MAKKKFKEIVQQSDDAILVDFYADWCGPCQTMNPVLEQVVGELAGKIKLYKLNVDRNPQVSLQFGVRSIPHYILFKKGKILWRKGGVMTKRELLQVMKGFTG